In Coriobacteriaceae bacterium, a single window of DNA contains:
- a CDS encoding VOC family protein — protein MIGQIYHVGLTVSDLDRSVTFYRDVLGLRYQGEILMEGKETEAIFRRENCKARVAYLNGSDQLHMPPVELIQFVNDDVQRIPMDLFTTSISELCFYTEDADRAYQKLVEQGVECFSSPQEFDFRQEGFGRSKAFYLRDPDGIILEIMQPLEN, from the coding sequence ATGATTGGGCAAATCTATCATGTCGGATTGACCGTCAGCGACCTGGACCGTTCCGTGACGTTTTATCGGGATGTGCTGGGCCTTCGGTATCAGGGGGAGATCCTGATGGAGGGAAAGGAGACGGAGGCGATATTCCGGCGGGAAAACTGCAAGGCCCGGGTTGCTTATCTGAACGGCTCGGATCAGCTGCATATGCCGCCGGTGGAGCTCATCCAGTTCGTGAATGATGATGTCCAGCGCATCCCCATGGACCTCTTCACCACCTCCATTTCGGAGCTTTGCTTCTATACGGAGGATGCCGACAGGGCCTATCAAAAACTGGTGGAGCAGGGTGTGGAGTGCTTTTCCTCTCCCCAGGAATTTGATTTTAGGCAGGAGGGCTTTGGCCGGAGCAAGGCCTTCTACCTCCGGGACCCAGATGGAATCATATTGGAGATCATGCAGCCGCTGGAGAACTGA